In one Pseudarthrobacter oxydans genomic region, the following are encoded:
- a CDS encoding aldo/keto reductase: MHTRTLGQGLQVSAIGLGCMGMSQGYGPNPGDRQAMIGVIRDAVGLGVTFFDTAEVYGPYVNEEIVGEALAPVRDEVVIATKFGWRIEGGKSVGLDSSPEQIKRVADESLRRLRLDTLDLFYQHRVDPNVPIEEVAGAVGELVQAGKVRHFGLSEASAATIRAAHAVFPVTAVQSEYSLWTRDPEPEVLPALAELGIGFVPFSPLGKGFLTGTVDTSTQFAEGDVRGTIPRFTPENRAANQALVKHVAELAAAKNATPGQIALAWLLAQHPWIVPIPGTRRRERLEENTGATAVALSADDVADLNAVASRIGVQGNRYNDTHMRYVGR; this comes from the coding sequence ATGCATACACGAACACTCGGACAGGGACTGCAGGTTTCGGCGATCGGCCTCGGCTGCATGGGCATGTCGCAGGGCTACGGCCCCAACCCCGGGGACCGCCAGGCGATGATCGGGGTGATCCGTGACGCGGTCGGCCTGGGAGTCACCTTCTTTGACACCGCCGAGGTGTACGGCCCCTACGTCAACGAGGAAATCGTCGGGGAAGCACTCGCGCCGGTGCGGGACGAAGTAGTGATCGCAACGAAGTTCGGGTGGCGGATCGAGGGCGGCAAATCCGTGGGGCTGGACAGCTCACCCGAGCAGATCAAACGCGTCGCGGACGAGTCGCTGCGCCGGCTGCGCTTGGACACGCTTGACCTGTTCTACCAGCACCGCGTGGACCCCAATGTGCCCATTGAAGAGGTGGCCGGCGCCGTGGGCGAGCTCGTCCAGGCCGGCAAGGTCCGCCACTTCGGGCTCTCCGAGGCCTCGGCCGCGACCATCCGCGCCGCCCACGCCGTCTTTCCGGTGACGGCCGTCCAGAGCGAGTACTCGCTGTGGACCCGGGATCCGGAGCCGGAAGTGCTGCCCGCCCTGGCCGAACTTGGGATCGGGTTCGTGCCCTTCAGCCCGCTCGGCAAGGGCTTCCTCACCGGGACTGTGGATACGTCCACGCAGTTCGCGGAAGGCGACGTCCGCGGCACCATCCCCCGTTTCACCCCGGAGAACCGCGCCGCCAACCAGGCGCTGGTGAAGCATGTCGCGGAACTCGCTGCCGCCAAGAACGCCACCCCCGGACAGATCGCGCTGGCATGGCTGCTGGCACAGCATCCCTGGATCGTGCCCATCCCCGGCACACGCCGCCGGGAGCGCCTCGAGGAGAACACCGGCGCGACAGCCGTTGCGCTGTCCGCCGATGATGTGGCGGACCTGAACGCCGTCGCCAGCCGGATTGGCGTGCAGGGCAACCGCTACAACGATACGCACATGCGCTACGTCGGGCGCTGA
- a CDS encoding DUF222 domain-containing protein, which translates to MEAGVVVDAEVRAQLVAAVGSVAGLVDELAGVVASPSAAADGPYRLPDADADPLQELSEACLDGLGVLARVEAATAALKVQLVAAYTEATAVLEGPPASAYEASAREVSRVAEVACVLTIGERAASALLGEAHALTTSLPAALDALQTGTIGWQHARIVVDETTGLSPAAASALEAHFFDPDAPRPARGAAPGELAPARFRRKVRAWRERHHPESLEARHAKSVGDRRMEFSPDRDGMAWLSLYLPGDTALAIWNKSTALARGLQSPGEPRNLSQLRADIAAGLLLGSANQDVGDVPSPKADVLVTVPVFSLLGLTDEPAEVDGLGPVPPSIARRLVADGANSFYRVLVDPRDGAPLEIGRTSYRLPEALKRWLKMRDGTCTFPGCSNNSLDNEADHLTAWQRGGTTGISNLGQACPKHHRLKHGSGWTPMQAGKDRPPGWISPTGRCYPAEHPDREPPLWPPGCLPATDSPLEQAILARLAA; encoded by the coding sequence ATGGAAGCCGGTGTGGTTGTCGATGCGGAAGTCAGGGCCCAGCTGGTGGCTGCCGTTGGCTCGGTGGCCGGGCTGGTTGATGAGCTTGCGGGTGTTGTGGCCAGCCCGTCGGCCGCCGCGGATGGGCCCTACCGGCTTCCCGATGCTGATGCTGATCCGCTGCAGGAGCTTTCCGAGGCCTGCCTGGACGGGTTAGGGGTGCTGGCGCGGGTTGAGGCCGCGACGGCGGCGTTGAAAGTCCAGCTGGTGGCTGCCTACACGGAGGCTACAGCGGTGCTGGAGGGCCCGCCGGCCAGCGCCTATGAAGCGTCGGCGCGGGAGGTGAGCCGAGTGGCAGAAGTCGCCTGCGTGCTGACGATCGGTGAACGGGCCGCGTCCGCCCTGCTGGGGGAGGCCCACGCGCTAACCACGTCGTTGCCGGCGGCACTCGATGCGCTGCAAACCGGCACCATCGGCTGGCAGCACGCCCGCATCGTGGTCGACGAAACAACCGGCCTCAGCCCCGCAGCCGCCTCTGCCCTGGAGGCGCACTTCTTCGACCCGGACGCGCCCCGACCGGCCCGCGGTGCCGCACCCGGAGAGCTGGCGCCTGCCCGGTTCCGGCGTAAGGTCCGGGCGTGGCGGGAACGCCACCACCCCGAGTCGCTTGAGGCACGCCACGCAAAGAGCGTGGGGGACCGGCGGATGGAGTTCAGCCCGGACCGGGACGGCATGGCCTGGTTGTCGTTGTACCTTCCCGGAGATACGGCCTTGGCTATCTGGAACAAGTCGACGGCACTGGCCCGCGGCCTTCAAAGCCCGGGCGAACCGCGCAACCTGAGCCAGTTGCGCGCGGACATCGCCGCTGGGCTGCTGCTGGGCAGTGCGAACCAGGACGTCGGAGACGTGCCTTCCCCTAAGGCTGATGTACTGGTTACCGTTCCGGTCTTCTCCCTCCTGGGCCTTACGGACGAACCCGCCGAGGTCGATGGGCTGGGGCCGGTCCCGCCGTCGATTGCACGCAGGCTCGTTGCCGACGGTGCCAACTCGTTCTACCGCGTCCTGGTCGACCCGAGGGATGGAGCGCCGCTGGAAATCGGGCGCACCAGCTACCGGCTCCCGGAAGCGTTGAAGCGGTGGCTCAAGATGAGGGACGGCACGTGCACCTTCCCGGGCTGCAGCAACAACAGCCTGGACAATGAGGCGGACCATCTCACCGCCTGGCAGCGCGGCGGCACCACCGGAATCAGCAACCTTGGGCAGGCATGCCCGAAGCACCACCGGCTCAAACACGGGTCGGGTTGGACACCGATGCAGGCAGGAAAGGATCGGCCGCCCGGCTGGATTTCGCCGACCGGCCGATGCTATCCCGCCGAGCACCCGGACCGGGAACCACCACTCTGGCCGCCGGGCTGCCTGCCAGCAACCGATAGCCCACTGGAACAGGCCATACTGGCGCGCCTCGCCGCCTGA
- a CDS encoding NYN domain-containing protein, with product MNEALSPSRRPGIRAAMFVDFDNVFTGLQALDPLAAKRFAEDPKHWADALSAGGSGEGPRRFLIRNCYLNPMVYSKYRTYWTRAGFRVIDCPSLTQRGKSSTDINLVLDAMDALSGSGGIEEFFIASADADFTSLIQRFRAADRMTTVIAAGAVAFAYREMADHVVESHDFVAILNGTTVEPIHAMTSVKQPQVPPAAKAKTKVSSPAIREVLEFVRSAPGPVVGAMVAHRALTADPSLKTDWGGFGKFGTWVSQIGKDVEYSAAQGGWVWDGKRFSVEDLPVPAEQQPGVEEQVTRVTDVPALSASQFRQIFQSLAARLHEHPVNRTELSRQVRDDCVSAGQPVSRNAVSFVLQGLAYANFQLSDQATAAELAAAWTANVEELCRVALLEFDAAEKLAVRRWASGGLLDA from the coding sequence ATGAACGAGGCACTCTCCCCCTCCCGCAGGCCTGGCATCCGGGCAGCGATGTTTGTGGATTTCGACAACGTCTTTACCGGCCTGCAGGCACTCGATCCGCTGGCGGCGAAGCGGTTCGCCGAAGACCCGAAGCATTGGGCTGACGCATTGTCAGCCGGCGGTTCCGGGGAGGGGCCCCGCCGCTTCCTGATCCGCAACTGCTACCTGAACCCGATGGTGTACTCGAAGTACCGGACATATTGGACCCGGGCCGGTTTCCGCGTGATCGACTGCCCGTCGCTCACGCAGCGGGGGAAGAGCAGCACGGACATCAACCTGGTGCTCGATGCCATGGACGCGCTCTCCGGAAGCGGCGGGATCGAAGAGTTCTTCATCGCCTCGGCCGACGCCGACTTCACGTCCCTGATCCAGCGGTTCCGTGCGGCTGACCGGATGACGACGGTCATCGCTGCCGGCGCGGTGGCGTTCGCTTACCGGGAGATGGCGGACCACGTTGTGGAGTCCCACGATTTCGTTGCGATCCTCAACGGAACGACGGTTGAGCCCATTCATGCGATGACGTCTGTGAAGCAACCGCAGGTTCCTCCCGCAGCCAAGGCCAAGACGAAAGTAAGCTCGCCGGCAATCCGTGAGGTCCTGGAGTTCGTGCGCTCCGCGCCGGGACCGGTTGTCGGCGCGATGGTGGCCCACCGGGCGCTCACGGCAGACCCTTCCCTGAAGACGGACTGGGGCGGCTTCGGAAAGTTCGGGACCTGGGTCTCGCAGATCGGCAAGGACGTGGAGTATTCGGCAGCCCAGGGCGGCTGGGTCTGGGACGGGAAACGGTTCTCGGTCGAGGATCTTCCCGTGCCGGCGGAGCAGCAGCCGGGCGTCGAAGAGCAGGTCACCCGCGTGACGGATGTGCCGGCTCTTTCAGCGTCCCAGTTCCGGCAGATTTTCCAGTCCTTGGCGGCCCGGCTTCATGAACATCCGGTCAACCGCACCGAGCTGAGCCGCCAGGTGCGGGACGACTGCGTTAGTGCCGGCCAGCCGGTCTCACGCAACGCGGTCAGTTTCGTCCTGCAGGGCCTCGCGTACGCCAACTTCCAGCTCAGCGACCAGGCGACGGCCGCGGAACTGGCAGCAGCGTGGACGGCGAATGTGGAAGAACTCTGCCGGGTGGCGCTGCTGGAGTTCGATGCCGCTGAAAAGCTGGCGGTGCGCCGGTGGGCCAGCGGCGGGCTGCTGGATGCCTAG
- a CDS encoding SRPBCC family protein — translation MEHVEETVEVAVPLRTAYNQWTQFESFPQFMSGVESVTQLTDTTNHWVTKVGGVQREFDTEIVDQEPDDRIAWRSTDGKSHAGIIRFTPLDANHTKVRVHFEWAPETLTEKAGAALKMDQMQVKSDMRKFKDFIESRGTETGGWRGEVGDTGPTGQL, via the coding sequence ATGGAACACGTTGAAGAGACCGTTGAAGTAGCAGTGCCGCTGCGGACCGCGTACAACCAGTGGACCCAGTTCGAATCCTTTCCGCAGTTCATGTCCGGTGTCGAATCCGTGACCCAACTGACTGACACCACCAACCATTGGGTTACCAAGGTGGGCGGTGTGCAGCGGGAATTCGATACTGAAATAGTCGACCAGGAGCCTGACGACCGGATCGCCTGGCGCAGCACCGACGGCAAGTCCCATGCCGGCATCATCAGGTTTACGCCCCTGGATGCCAACCACACGAAGGTTAGGGTCCATTTCGAATGGGCACCGGAAACCCTCACTGAAAAAGCAGGTGCGGCACTGAAGATGGACCAGATGCAGGTGAAATCTGACATGCGCAAGTTCAAGGACTTCATCGAATCGCGCGGTACCGAAACCGGCGGCTGGCGCGGGGAAGTCGGGGACACCGGCCCCACCGGGCAGCTCTAG
- a CDS encoding phospholipase D-like domain-containing protein, giving the protein MDSSAGYWFLSAAEWGNAAADVHAGNAGSPSWSEGNLVRPLVHGATYFARLHEELSALQAGDRVWFTDWRGDGDEKLTADGPAIGELLARLARDGVEVRGLVWRSHGERVSAPMSNLSNEHLSRQINDAGGEVLLDQRVRLFGCHHQKLFVIRNRNDPSRDVAFVGGIDLSHSRRDDADHMGDPQAVEMDPRYGKQPPWHDAALELRGPVVADVLKLFAERWDDPHPLDRRTPYRMLLQRMADMPRHPEPLPETAPPPPPAGPHAVQLLRTYGVKHPPFPFAPDGERSVARAYTKAFGLARSLIYIEDQYLWSAEVAAGIAAALEENPGLNVIAVVPRYPDSDGPLGGPPKRLGQLRAIEKMRRVAPDRFGVFNLENRAGTPIYVHAKVCIIDDTWFTCGSDNFNRRSWTTDSELTCAVIDTSAGQGEAPSADTGSGASRPLAQGLRLQLWAEHLGLDQDDPRLLAPEGGLALWKATADALDHWHETGRLGPRPRGHARHHTTEPVPRLQRLWADPVYRLLVDPDGRPRKIRGTTKF; this is encoded by the coding sequence GTGGACAGTAGTGCTGGTTACTGGTTCTTGAGTGCCGCCGAGTGGGGCAACGCGGCCGCCGACGTGCATGCGGGCAATGCGGGATCGCCGTCCTGGTCGGAGGGCAACCTGGTGCGGCCCCTGGTTCACGGTGCCACCTATTTCGCCCGGCTCCACGAGGAGCTGTCCGCCCTGCAAGCGGGAGACCGCGTGTGGTTCACCGACTGGCGAGGCGACGGCGACGAAAAGCTTACGGCGGACGGGCCGGCCATCGGGGAGTTGCTGGCGCGGCTGGCCCGGGACGGGGTGGAAGTGCGCGGCCTGGTGTGGAGATCGCACGGAGAGCGCGTGTCTGCACCCATGAGCAACCTGTCCAACGAGCACCTCAGCCGCCAGATCAACGACGCCGGCGGCGAGGTTCTGCTGGACCAGCGGGTACGCCTCTTCGGCTGCCATCACCAGAAACTGTTCGTCATCCGCAACCGTAATGACCCTTCCCGGGACGTCGCATTCGTCGGCGGGATCGACCTCTCCCACAGCCGCCGGGACGACGCCGATCACATGGGAGACCCGCAGGCGGTGGAGATGGATCCCCGGTACGGGAAACAGCCTCCCTGGCACGATGCCGCCCTGGAACTGCGCGGCCCGGTTGTGGCAGATGTGCTGAAACTGTTCGCGGAACGGTGGGATGACCCCCATCCCCTGGACCGGCGCACTCCTTACCGGATGCTGCTGCAGCGCATGGCCGATATGCCCCGGCACCCCGAGCCCCTGCCGGAAACTGCGCCGCCACCGCCGCCTGCGGGCCCGCACGCAGTGCAGCTGCTGCGCACCTACGGCGTGAAGCATCCTCCGTTCCCGTTCGCACCCGATGGTGAGCGGAGCGTTGCCCGGGCCTACACAAAAGCCTTCGGCCTGGCCCGCTCCTTGATCTACATCGAGGACCAGTACCTGTGGTCTGCCGAGGTGGCGGCCGGAATCGCGGCTGCCCTCGAAGAGAACCCTGGGTTGAACGTGATCGCCGTGGTGCCCCGCTACCCGGACTCCGACGGCCCGCTGGGAGGGCCGCCCAAGCGGCTCGGCCAGCTGCGCGCCATTGAAAAGATGCGCCGCGTTGCCCCCGACAGATTCGGCGTATTCAACCTGGAGAACAGGGCCGGGACGCCGATCTATGTCCATGCCAAGGTCTGCATCATCGACGACACCTGGTTCACGTGCGGATCGGACAACTTCAACCGCCGGTCCTGGACCACGGACAGCGAGCTCACCTGCGCGGTCATCGACACCTCCGCTGGCCAGGGGGAGGCGCCCAGTGCAGATACTGGTTCCGGGGCGTCCCGGCCTTTGGCCCAGGGGCTCCGGCTCCAGCTCTGGGCCGAACACCTGGGCCTGGACCAGGATGACCCCCGGCTGCTCGCTCCGGAGGGCGGCCTCGCCCTGTGGAAGGCAACCGCGGACGCTCTGGACCATTGGCACGAAACCGGCCGCCTCGGGCCCCGTCCCAGGGGACATGCACGGCACCACACCACAGAACCCGTGCCGCGCCTTCAGCGGCTCTGGGCGGATCCTGTCTACCGCCTTCTGGTGGACCCGGACGGCCGCCCCCGCAAAATCCGCGGCACAACCAAGTTCTAG
- a CDS encoding VOC family protein: MQLGAFSVSLAVKDIAASAAFYEKLGFSRFGGDITQNWLILKNGDTVIGLFQGMFEKNMLTFNPGWNQDAEAVDPFTDVRDIQRQLKAKGLEFVSEADEGTKGPASFMVLDPDGNPVLFDQHV, encoded by the coding sequence ATGCAGCTCGGCGCTTTTTCGGTCAGCCTGGCGGTCAAGGACATCGCGGCCTCCGCTGCCTTCTACGAGAAACTCGGCTTCAGCAGGTTCGGCGGCGACATCACGCAGAACTGGCTGATCCTGAAAAATGGTGACACGGTCATCGGCCTCTTCCAGGGCATGTTCGAGAAGAACATGCTCACGTTCAACCCGGGCTGGAACCAGGACGCCGAGGCGGTGGACCCGTTCACCGACGTGCGTGATATCCAACGGCAACTGAAGGCCAAGGGCCTGGAGTTCGTCTCCGAAGCGGACGAGGGAACCAAGGGCCCGGCGAGCTTTATGGTGCTGGATCCGGACGGCAACCCGGTGCTTTTCGACCAGCACGTCTAG
- a CDS encoding wax ester/triacylglycerol synthase domain-containing protein — MHPATQKLAPADEANLVLDHAGQVNVFLAACLLGPGGFLAPDGTPDMARLRATLSERIADLPALRKSVTLVGRRHHWIESVPDVEHHIRLVEPVDGLGGLQDKCAELTGEPLAWDRPMWEVLVVPGASATGVGVVLRIHHAVADGMTAAVIVQQLFDPGEPGEQPAGEAHLRRPAVAPQSQPGNNVRRTLRRVTTGLFRILKTLWGSGVGGTVLLGERSSHRGVAFLQTDIEALETAVRPRGATVNDALLAAAAAGFRAVLAAAGEPIAARLPVSVPVALRRRGAAANQVGVMLVQLPLGEPDPDVRLRLIAAQTREEKVRARDQGTLEFMRGPIGARILDRFSRTQRVVAGFVSNVPGPKGTYRLAGAPVIALWPLGILPGNVRLGVAAVSYGGNLCCGVHFDALNVPGDVFASAMGEEMARLGG, encoded by the coding sequence ATGCACCCGGCGACGCAAAAGCTGGCCCCTGCTGATGAGGCGAACCTGGTGCTCGACCACGCCGGGCAGGTCAACGTGTTCCTGGCCGCCTGCCTGCTCGGGCCCGGCGGTTTCCTGGCTCCGGACGGCACACCGGACATGGCGCGGCTTAGGGCGACACTCAGCGAGCGGATTGCGGATTTGCCGGCGCTCCGCAAGAGCGTAACCCTAGTGGGCCGCCGACATCACTGGATTGAATCCGTGCCCGACGTCGAGCACCACATCCGCCTCGTGGAGCCCGTCGATGGTCTTGGGGGACTTCAGGACAAATGTGCCGAGCTGACGGGGGAGCCACTGGCATGGGACCGCCCGATGTGGGAGGTCCTGGTGGTACCGGGCGCCTCAGCGACGGGCGTGGGTGTTGTGCTGCGGATCCATCATGCGGTGGCCGACGGGATGACAGCGGCGGTGATCGTGCAGCAGCTCTTTGATCCCGGGGAACCGGGGGAGCAGCCGGCGGGTGAGGCGCATCTGCGCCGGCCTGCAGTGGCGCCGCAGTCCCAGCCCGGGAACAATGTACGCCGCACCCTGCGTCGTGTTACGACCGGCCTGTTTCGTATCCTCAAGACCCTGTGGGGCTCTGGCGTGGGTGGCACGGTGCTGCTCGGTGAGCGCAGTTCGCACCGCGGCGTCGCTTTTCTGCAGACAGATATCGAAGCCCTGGAGACGGCGGTGCGTCCGCGGGGTGCCACGGTAAATGACGCACTCCTCGCCGCGGCCGCGGCCGGCTTCCGGGCGGTCCTGGCGGCTGCCGGCGAGCCGATCGCCGCCCGGTTGCCGGTGTCAGTGCCGGTGGCGCTGCGGCGCCGCGGGGCTGCAGCCAACCAAGTGGGAGTCATGCTTGTGCAGCTGCCGCTCGGCGAGCCCGACCCCGACGTGCGCCTGCGGCTCATCGCCGCCCAGACCCGTGAGGAGAAGGTGCGGGCAAGGGATCAAGGCACCTTGGAGTTTATGCGCGGGCCCATTGGTGCGCGCATCCTGGACCGCTTCTCCCGGACGCAGCGTGTTGTTGCCGGGTTCGTCAGCAACGTGCCGGGTCCGAAAGGAACTTACCGCCTCGCCGGAGCCCCGGTTATCGCCCTCTGGCCCCTTGGGATTCTTCCGGGAAACGTACGGCTCGGTGTCGCGGCTGTCTCGTACGGCGGCAATCTGTGTTGTGGTGTCCACTTCGACGCGTTGAACGTGCCGGGCGACGTCTTTGCGTCTGCGATGGGCGAGGAGATGGCGCGCCTGGGCGGGTAA
- a CDS encoding GPP34 family phosphoprotein yields the protein MDAETPKAMELSLPQAFLLLATNDTTGKPEIPVFALRTTLAGAVLAELDLLGAIELQGKHVRVAGTAPDTHLQHELELLRGKSRPHTPRWWVSALESRAEVQRVYEGMASLGIVEHVGERHLGLFRAVRYPEKDHAPEAALLKKIEAALSGAPSNLEPPDTGAADATATDAGTAGAQVQDSASAKTGTKAPEPRTIALIALLQAGGLLGKLIPEADRVRASELAKDYWPSRAVEDELRMIRLAEEEAANL from the coding sequence ATGGACGCTGAAACACCGAAAGCGATGGAACTGAGCCTTCCCCAGGCGTTCCTGCTGCTGGCCACAAATGACACCACCGGAAAACCCGAAATTCCGGTCTTCGCACTGCGGACCACGCTGGCAGGTGCTGTGCTGGCCGAGCTGGACCTGCTCGGTGCTATCGAGCTGCAGGGCAAGCACGTCAGGGTTGCCGGCACTGCTCCGGACACCCATCTGCAGCACGAGCTGGAGCTCCTCCGCGGCAAGTCACGGCCGCACACTCCACGATGGTGGGTCTCGGCGCTTGAGAGCCGCGCCGAAGTGCAGCGCGTCTACGAGGGGATGGCCTCCCTGGGCATCGTGGAACACGTCGGCGAAAGGCACCTGGGCCTTTTCCGCGCCGTGCGCTACCCGGAAAAGGACCATGCTCCGGAGGCCGCACTCCTGAAAAAGATCGAAGCGGCACTCAGCGGTGCACCGTCCAACCTCGAGCCACCGGACACAGGGGCCGCCGACGCAACGGCCACCGATGCCGGCACCGCGGGGGCCCAGGTACAGGATTCCGCGTCCGCCAAGACCGGTACCAAGGCCCCCGAACCCAGGACCATAGCGCTGATCGCCCTGCTCCAGGCGGGCGGGCTGCTCGGCAAGCTCATCCCGGAAGCGGACAGGGTCCGGGCCAGTGAGCTGGCCAAGGACTACTGGCCGTCCCGCGCCGTGGAGGACGAACTCCGCATGATCAGGCTGGCGGAGGAAGAGGCCGCGAACCTCTGA
- a CDS encoding GNAT family N-acetyltransferase, which produces MISIDRDDPARGDVHQLLSEHLADMFATSPAESVHALDHSALSAPSITFWTAREDGDLLGCGALKLLAAPAGPPRHGEIKSMRTAAGARGRGVATLMLRHILDDARTRNLERLYLETGTEDYFAPARRLYARNGFSECPPFAGYVLDPNSVFMELRL; this is translated from the coding sequence ATGATTTCCATTGACCGGGACGACCCCGCCCGCGGCGACGTCCATCAACTCCTCAGCGAACACCTGGCGGACATGTTCGCCACCTCGCCGGCCGAAAGCGTCCATGCCCTGGACCATTCCGCCCTCTCGGCGCCGTCAATCACGTTCTGGACCGCCCGTGAGGACGGCGACCTGCTGGGGTGCGGCGCACTCAAGCTCCTGGCGGCCCCTGCCGGCCCGCCCAGGCACGGCGAGATCAAGTCCATGCGCACTGCGGCAGGCGCTCGGGGACGGGGCGTAGCCACCTTGATGCTCCGCCATATCCTCGACGACGCCCGCACCCGGAACCTCGAGCGCCTCTACCTTGAGACCGGTACCGAGGACTACTTCGCCCCCGCCCGGCGCCTGTATGCCCGGAACGGCTTTTCCGAGTGCCCGCCTTTCGCCGGCTACGTCCTGGACCCCAACAGCGTCTTCATGGAGCTCCGACTCTAG
- a CDS encoding peptidase, which produces MSATVLGLALVAGLYFTPTLFDRFVLPAALPHLPGADVPPPGFEAASSPLGVPAATTGSTAYVLQEPPDPDQQFVAYDPCRPIHYVVRPDLAPPGTDQLIQHSVAAVSAATGLQFVYDGPTTEAPSTDRAAYQPDRYGKKWAPILIAWSTPEEAPDLAGRVAGTGGSSSLQVTGEPYVYVTGQVQLDAPALAETLAFPDGPALVRAVIMHELAHVVGLDHVNDPTQLMYAENSGRLDFGEGDRAGLALLGRGKCVPRI; this is translated from the coding sequence GTGTCAGCCACCGTCCTGGGCCTGGCGCTCGTTGCGGGGCTCTACTTCACGCCCACTCTGTTCGACCGGTTCGTCCTGCCAGCAGCCCTGCCCCACCTGCCCGGCGCCGATGTCCCTCCCCCGGGGTTTGAGGCGGCCTCGTCTCCCCTCGGCGTTCCGGCCGCCACAACAGGATCCACCGCGTACGTTCTCCAGGAGCCACCCGACCCGGACCAGCAGTTTGTTGCCTACGACCCGTGCCGTCCGATCCACTACGTGGTGCGGCCGGACCTTGCGCCCCCGGGCACGGACCAGCTCATCCAGCATTCCGTCGCTGCCGTGTCCGCGGCCACGGGCCTGCAGTTTGTGTATGACGGACCTACCACGGAGGCCCCGTCGACGGACCGGGCGGCGTACCAGCCTGACCGTTACGGCAAGAAGTGGGCGCCCATCCTGATTGCGTGGTCCACACCGGAGGAGGCACCGGACCTTGCCGGAAGGGTTGCGGGAACCGGTGGAAGCTCCTCGCTCCAGGTAACAGGCGAGCCGTACGTGTACGTCACCGGCCAGGTCCAGCTTGACGCACCGGCACTGGCTGAAACGCTGGCTTTCCCCGACGGGCCCGCTTTGGTCAGGGCGGTCATCATGCACGAACTGGCGCATGTGGTGGGGCTGGACCACGTGAACGACCCCACCCAGCTGATGTATGCGGAGAACAGCGGGCGACTGGACTTCGGGGAAGGGGACCGTGCCGGCCTTGCGCTGCTGGGCAGGGGGAAGTGCGTCCCGCGGATCTGA